Proteins encoded within one genomic window of Pongo pygmaeus isolate AG05252 chromosome 6, NHGRI_mPonPyg2-v2.0_pri, whole genome shotgun sequence:
- the FAM131B gene encoding protein FAM131B isoform X2: MGCIGSRTVGNEVIAVDWKGLKDVDQINMDSTSSLHGSSLHRPSTEQTRTDFSWDGINLSMEDTTSILPKLKRNSNAYGIGALAKSSFSGISRSMKDHVTKPTAMGQGRVAHMIEWQGWGKTPAVQPQHSHEAVRRDTDAYSDLSDGEKEARFLAGVMEQFAISEATLMAWSSMDGEDMSVNSTQEPLGCNYSDNYQELMESQDALAQAPMDGWPHSYVSQGMYCLGSSDAWEASDQSLIASPATGSYLGPAFDDSQPSLHEMGPSQPASGYSALEPPPLLGGDTDWAPGVGAVDLARGPAEEEKRPLAPEEEEDAGCRDLESLSPREDPEMSTALSRKVSDVTSSGVQSFDEEEGEANN, from the exons ATGGGCTGCATCGGCTCCCGGACTGTGG GGAACGAGGtgattgcagtggattggaagggCCTGAAGGATGTCGATCAAATCAACATGGACAGCACCAGCTCACTGCATGGGAGCAGCCTCCATCGGCCATCGACTGAG CAAACTCGAACTGATTTCTCCTGGGACGGCATCAAT CTCTCCATGGAGGACACCACTTCCATTCTTCCGAAGCTTAAGCGAAACTCTAACGCCTATGGCATTGGGGCCCTGGCCAAGTCATCATTCTCAG GGATCTCACGGAGCATGAAGGACCATGTGACAAAGCCCACAGCCATGGGGCAAGGCCGGGTGGCCCACATGATTgagtggcagggctgggggaaGACACCAGCTGTTCAGCCACAACACAGCCATGAGGCCGTGCGCAGGGATACGGATGCCTACTCCGACCTCAGCGATGGCGAGAAGGAGGCACGTTTTCTAGCag GCGTCATGGAGCAGTTTGCTATCTCTGAGGCCACACTCATGGCCTGGTCTTCCATGGATGGTGAGGACATGAGTGTGAACTCCACCCAGGAGCCATTGGGCTGCAACTACAGTGACAACTACCAGGAACTGATGGAGAGTCAGG ATGCCCTGGCTCAAGCACCCATGGATGGATGGCCTCACTCTTACGTGTCCCAGGGTATGTACTGTCTGGGGTCATCAGATGCCTGGGAAGCCAGCGACCAGTCCCTCATTGCCTCTCCGGCCACAGGATCCTATCTTGGGCCTGCATTTGATGATTCACAACCCAGCTTGCATGAAATGGGACCTTCCCAACCGGCTTCAGGATACTCTGCTCTGGAGCCTCCACCTTTGCTGGGGGGAGACACTGACTGGGCTCCGGGGGTAGGCGCAGTGGACCTGGCAAGGGGCCCTGCTGAGGAGGAGAAGAGGCCATTGGcccctgaggaggaagaggatgcgGGATGCCGGGACCTGGAGTCACTTTCCCCACGAGAAGACCCTGAGATGTCTACCGCTCTCAGCCGGAAGGTGTCTGATGTCACATCCTCAGGTGTGCAGTCCTTTGACGAGGAGGAAGGCGAGGCCAACAACTAG
- the FAM131B gene encoding protein FAM131B isoform X3 has product MDSWGNEVIAVDWKGLKDVDQINMDSTSSLHGSSLHRPSTEQTRTDFSWDGINLSMEDTTSILPKLKRNSNAYGIGALAKSSFSGISRSMKDHVTKPTAMGQGRVAHMIEWQGWGKTPAVQPQHSHEAVRRDTDAYSDLSDGEKEARFLAGVMEQFAISEATLMAWSSMDGEDMSVNSTQEPLGCNYSDNYQELMESQDALAQAPMDGWPHSYVSQGMYCLGSSDAWEASDQSLIASPATGSYLGPAFDDSQPSLHEMGPSQPASGYSALEPPPLLGGDTDWAPGVGAVDLARGPAEEEKRPLAPEEEEDAGCRDLESLSPREDPEMSTALSRKVSDVTSSGVQSFDEEEGEANN; this is encoded by the exons ATGGACAGCTGGG GGAACGAGGtgattgcagtggattggaagggCCTGAAGGATGTCGATCAAATCAACATGGACAGCACCAGCTCACTGCATGGGAGCAGCCTCCATCGGCCATCGACTGAG CAAACTCGAACTGATTTCTCCTGGGACGGCATCAAT CTCTCCATGGAGGACACCACTTCCATTCTTCCGAAGCTTAAGCGAAACTCTAACGCCTATGGCATTGGGGCCCTGGCCAAGTCATCATTCTCAG GGATCTCACGGAGCATGAAGGACCATGTGACAAAGCCCACAGCCATGGGGCAAGGCCGGGTGGCCCACATGATTgagtggcagggctgggggaaGACACCAGCTGTTCAGCCACAACACAGCCATGAGGCCGTGCGCAGGGATACGGATGCCTACTCCGACCTCAGCGATGGCGAGAAGGAGGCACGTTTTCTAGCag GCGTCATGGAGCAGTTTGCTATCTCTGAGGCCACACTCATGGCCTGGTCTTCCATGGATGGTGAGGACATGAGTGTGAACTCCACCCAGGAGCCATTGGGCTGCAACTACAGTGACAACTACCAGGAACTGATGGAGAGTCAGG ATGCCCTGGCTCAAGCACCCATGGATGGATGGCCTCACTCTTACGTGTCCCAGGGTATGTACTGTCTGGGGTCATCAGATGCCTGGGAAGCCAGCGACCAGTCCCTCATTGCCTCTCCGGCCACAGGATCCTATCTTGGGCCTGCATTTGATGATTCACAACCCAGCTTGCATGAAATGGGACCTTCCCAACCGGCTTCAGGATACTCTGCTCTGGAGCCTCCACCTTTGCTGGGGGGAGACACTGACTGGGCTCCGGGGGTAGGCGCAGTGGACCTGGCAAGGGGCCCTGCTGAGGAGGAGAAGAGGCCATTGGcccctgaggaggaagaggatgcgGGATGCCGGGACCTGGAGTCACTTTCCCCACGAGAAGACCCTGAGATGTCTACCGCTCTCAGCCGGAAGGTGTCTGATGTCACATCCTCAGGTGTGCAGTCCTTTGACGAGGAGGAAGGCGAGGCCAACAACTAG
- the FAM131B gene encoding protein FAM131B isoform X1: MCVPDAAPGRKQVFAEFGGQRPFGPALFSPPPHFLSGHPLPPARKIHQPEPRGNEVIAVDWKGLKDVDQINMDSTSSLHGSSLHRPSTEQTRTDFSWDGINLSMEDTTSILPKLKRNSNAYGIGALAKSSFSGISRSMKDHVTKPTAMGQGRVAHMIEWQGWGKTPAVQPQHSHEAVRRDTDAYSDLSDGEKEARFLAGVMEQFAISEATLMAWSSMDGEDMSVNSTQEPLGCNYSDNYQELMESQDALAQAPMDGWPHSYVSQGMYCLGSSDAWEASDQSLIASPATGSYLGPAFDDSQPSLHEMGPSQPASGYSALEPPPLLGGDTDWAPGVGAVDLARGPAEEEKRPLAPEEEEDAGCRDLESLSPREDPEMSTALSRKVSDVTSSGVQSFDEEEGEANN; encoded by the exons ATGTGTGTCCCAGATGCGGCCCCAGGAAGAAAACAAGTGTTTGCGGAATTTGGTGGCCAAAGGCCCTTTGGCCCGGCTTTATTCTCACCACCACCCCACTTTCTCTCAGGGCATCCCCTGCCCCCGGCCCGCAAAATCCATCAACCAGAACCTCGGG GGAACGAGGtgattgcagtggattggaagggCCTGAAGGATGTCGATCAAATCAACATGGACAGCACCAGCTCACTGCATGGGAGCAGCCTCCATCGGCCATCGACTGAG CAAACTCGAACTGATTTCTCCTGGGACGGCATCAAT CTCTCCATGGAGGACACCACTTCCATTCTTCCGAAGCTTAAGCGAAACTCTAACGCCTATGGCATTGGGGCCCTGGCCAAGTCATCATTCTCAG GGATCTCACGGAGCATGAAGGACCATGTGACAAAGCCCACAGCCATGGGGCAAGGCCGGGTGGCCCACATGATTgagtggcagggctgggggaaGACACCAGCTGTTCAGCCACAACACAGCCATGAGGCCGTGCGCAGGGATACGGATGCCTACTCCGACCTCAGCGATGGCGAGAAGGAGGCACGTTTTCTAGCag GCGTCATGGAGCAGTTTGCTATCTCTGAGGCCACACTCATGGCCTGGTCTTCCATGGATGGTGAGGACATGAGTGTGAACTCCACCCAGGAGCCATTGGGCTGCAACTACAGTGACAACTACCAGGAACTGATGGAGAGTCAGG ATGCCCTGGCTCAAGCACCCATGGATGGATGGCCTCACTCTTACGTGTCCCAGGGTATGTACTGTCTGGGGTCATCAGATGCCTGGGAAGCCAGCGACCAGTCCCTCATTGCCTCTCCGGCCACAGGATCCTATCTTGGGCCTGCATTTGATGATTCACAACCCAGCTTGCATGAAATGGGACCTTCCCAACCGGCTTCAGGATACTCTGCTCTGGAGCCTCCACCTTTGCTGGGGGGAGACACTGACTGGGCTCCGGGGGTAGGCGCAGTGGACCTGGCAAGGGGCCCTGCTGAGGAGGAGAAGAGGCCATTGGcccctgaggaggaagaggatgcgGGATGCCGGGACCTGGAGTCACTTTCCCCACGAGAAGACCCTGAGATGTCTACCGCTCTCAGCCGGAAGGTGTCTGATGTCACATCCTCAGGTGTGCAGTCCTTTGACGAGGAGGAAGGCGAGGCCAACAACTAG